One stretch of Eggerthella lenta DSM 2243 DNA includes these proteins:
- the rimO gene encoding 30S ribosomal protein S12 methylthiotransferase RimO — translation MERSSDAALVAPCVAFVTLGCAKNEADTARMRVRLAEAGFLIEDDPAEADAVVVNTCSFIQSATEESIEAVFDAAGMPNVAAGAPLIVAGCMPARYGEDLADELVEARAFVPCSREDDIAAIVADALGVDAPGGGAAASVTLSASGGAAEVEGSRAALAALPAAPFAYVKISDGCDRFCTYCTIPYIRGRYRSFPLDDVRADVAAQVAAGAREIVLIAQDTGRWGADFDEPSSLAALVAALAEEFPQTWFRIMYIQPEGLSDELLDAVAAHDNVCDYFDIPLQHVDAGILRAMNRTGSREEFLALVDRVLAHVPGATLRTTLIAGFPGETEEQFEDLCSFVEEGLFDYVGVFPYSREEGTRAFDLPGQLDEDEKNDRAQRLRDLADAVCCPRIAARVGREMDVLVEGVEEDGQLFGRAMCQAPEVDGVTYLDAGEPGEIRRVRIVDALLYEMEGE, via the coding sequence ATGGAACGCTCATCTGACGCGGCGCTCGTTGCGCCCTGCGTCGCTTTCGTCACGCTGGGATGCGCGAAGAACGAGGCTGACACGGCGCGCATGCGCGTGCGGTTGGCGGAGGCCGGGTTTCTGATAGAGGACGACCCTGCCGAAGCGGACGCCGTGGTGGTGAACACCTGCTCGTTCATCCAAAGCGCCACCGAGGAGAGCATCGAAGCCGTTTTCGATGCGGCCGGGATGCCCAACGTCGCGGCGGGCGCGCCGCTCATCGTGGCCGGCTGCATGCCCGCCCGCTACGGCGAGGATCTTGCGGACGAGCTTGTGGAAGCGCGCGCGTTCGTGCCATGCAGCCGCGAGGACGATATCGCCGCTATCGTAGCCGACGCGCTTGGCGTCGACGCCCCGGGCGGGGGAGCCGCCGCCTCCGTGACCCTGAGCGCAAGCGGCGGAGCCGCCGAAGTCGAAGGATCCCGTGCGGCGCTTGCCGCCCTCCCGGCCGCGCCGTTCGCCTACGTGAAGATTTCCGACGGTTGCGACCGGTTCTGCACGTACTGCACCATCCCGTACATCCGCGGGCGCTATCGCAGCTTCCCGCTCGACGACGTGCGCGCAGACGTCGCCGCCCAGGTGGCTGCCGGCGCCCGCGAGATCGTGCTCATCGCCCAGGACACGGGGCGCTGGGGCGCCGACTTCGACGAGCCGTCGTCTTTGGCGGCGCTCGTGGCCGCGTTGGCCGAGGAGTTCCCGCAAACCTGGTTCCGCATCATGTACATCCAGCCCGAAGGCCTTTCCGACGAGCTGCTGGATGCCGTGGCCGCGCACGACAACGTATGCGACTACTTCGACATCCCGCTGCAGCACGTGGACGCGGGCATCCTGCGCGCCATGAACCGCACCGGCTCGCGCGAGGAGTTCCTGGCGCTCGTCGACCGCGTGCTCGCGCACGTGCCGGGCGCCACGCTGCGCACGACGCTCATCGCGGGCTTCCCGGGCGAGACCGAGGAGCAGTTCGAGGACCTGTGCTCCTTCGTCGAGGAGGGGCTGTTCGACTACGTGGGCGTGTTCCCGTACTCGCGCGAGGAGGGCACGCGCGCGTTCGACCTGCCCGGCCAGCTGGACGAGGACGAGAAGAACGACCGTGCCCAGCGCCTGCGCGACCTGGCCGACGCCGTGTGCTGCCCGCGCATCGCCGCGCGCGTCGGACGCGAGATGGACGTGCTGGTGGAGGGCGTCGAAGAGGACGGCCAGCTGTTCGGGCGGGCCATGTGCCAGGCGCCCGAGGTCGACGGCGTCACGTACCTCGACGCCGGCGAGCCGGGCGAGATCCGCCGCGTGCGCATCGTCGACGCTCTGCTTTACGAGATGGAAGGGGAGTGA
- a CDS encoding YajQ family cyclic di-GMP-binding protein: MAKESSFDIVSTVDMQEIDNAFQQAKKELAQRYDLKDSGAEITLDKAGKSMTVAAPADFVAKQVIDVIGSKLVRRGIDLAAVQWADPEAAAGQSVRQKATIVEGIEKDVASKINKDIKAEKFKVKVQIEGDKLRVSSPSRDALQEVIAFLKGKDYGQPLQFVNYR, from the coding sequence ATGGCCAAGGAATCCAGCTTCGACATCGTGTCCACGGTCGACATGCAAGAGATCGACAACGCCTTCCAGCAGGCGAAGAAGGAGCTCGCGCAGCGCTACGACCTGAAAGACTCGGGCGCCGAGATCACCCTCGACAAGGCGGGCAAGTCCATGACGGTGGCGGCACCCGCCGATTTCGTGGCCAAGCAGGTCATCGACGTGATCGGCTCGAAGCTCGTTCGCCGCGGCATCGATCTTGCCGCTGTGCAGTGGGCCGATCCCGAAGCGGCTGCCGGCCAGAGCGTTCGTCAGAAGGCCACCATCGTCGAAGGCATCGAAAAGGACGTTGCCAGCAAGATCAACAAGGATATCAAGGCCGAGAAGTTCAAGGTGAAGGTCCAGATCGAGGGTGACAAGCTGCGCGTCAGCTCTCCCTCGCGCGATGCGCTGCAGGAGGTCATCGCCTTCCTCAAGGGGAAGGACTACGGCCAGCCGCTCCAGTTCGTCAACTACCGCTAG